CAACAGCCTGGCGCATCTGAAAGCCACCTTCGGCGACGACCCGAGCCAGTGGCAATGGGGCAAGGCGCACACCCTGACCCACGGCCACCCGCTGGGCATGCAGAAGCCGCTGGACAAGCTCTTGAACGTCGGCCCCTTCCCCGCCCCCGGCACCCACGAGGTGCCGAACAACCAGTCCGCCATGATCGGTCCCGCGCCGTGGCCGGTGACGTACGGGCCATCGACGCGCCGGCTGATCGACTTCGCCGACCCGGCCCACGCCCTGACCATCAACCCGGTGGGGCAAAGCGGCGTGCCGTTTGATTCGCACTATGGCGATCAGGCGGAAACCTACATCGAAGGCGGGTATGAGCAGGCGCATTTCAGTGATGAGGAAGTGACGGCGAATACGCGGGGTACGTTGAAGCTGTTGCCGGCGCGGTAAACCCGATCACTGTGGGAGCTGGCCTTTGTGGGAGCTGGCTTGTGTGGGAGCTGGCTTGCCTGCGATAGCATCACCGCAGTTTTTCAGTAATACCGAGGCGCTCGCATCGCAGGCAAGCCAGCTCCCACATGTGCCCGCGCCCACATTTAGTCTGCGCGTGTGCGCATTCGCCCCGGCGCCTCGCCATAGGTTTCCTTGAACTTCTTGCTGAACGCCGCCTGCGACTGATAACCCACCTGGGCGGCGATATCCAGCAGGCTCAGGCGCGACTGGCGCAGCAGGTTGAACGCCCGCTCCATGCGCAGCTGGGTCAGCAGCACCCACGGCGACACACCCGCCACTTTCACAAACGCGCGCATAAAGGTCGCCCGCGACATGCTCGCCGCAGCTGCCAGGCTGTCGATGGTCCACTCGTGGCCGGGCTCGGCCAGCATCGCCTGCCAGGCCTTGCCCAGGCGCTTGTCGGCGAGTAAAGCGAAGGTGCCTGCCACGGGTCCCTGACGGGTCAGCCAAGTGCGCAGAATAAGGGTGAACAAGGCCGACGACAGCGCGTCGATAAACGAGCGTGCGCCCAGTTGCTGGCCGTCCGCCTCGCTGCGCAACAGCGCGATCAGTGCCGCCAGTTGCCCATCGCCCTGCCATTGGCGGCTGGACACCACCAGGTACTCCGGCAACGCGCCGAACAGCAGCGACTGGCGGTTGTAGTGAAAGCTGCCACAGAGCATGTCCACTTCCGTTCGCTCGCCGCCCAGGCGATACACCGGCAGCACACCACCTTCGATCACCGTTGGCTGCATCGGCCGGATACGCGCGCCCTGGCTGCGCAACAAATGCGTAGCGCCACCGGGCATCAGCAGGATATCGCCTTCCTCCAGCGTCACCTGCTGCCCGCCCGACAGCTCGGCACGGCACGTGCCGCTGAGCACGATGTGGTACGGCGCCACGCCGAGGTTTTCTGGCGGGTGATCCAGTGCCCAGTCGCCCTGGAACTGGCAACGCAAATCCAGACTGCCGCGCAGGTTGGCCAGCGCAATAAGAGTGTCGATCGAATTCATTTGCGAGCATCGGTCAAAAAGATGAGCGGATTGAACAATAACGCCAACACCGAACAGCAGACACTGGCTTCACACCCCACCTGTTCAGGAGTTACCGCAATGTTCAATAACTGGTCCGACTTGCTGCCTACCGTGAAAAAAGCCTTTGGTGCGCTGGGCAAGAGCAACCCGAAGCTGGTCAAAGCCTACATGGCGTTGGGCGAGGCTGCCGAGGAAAACAACGTGCTCGACGCCAAGACCCGCGAGCTGATTTCCATCGCCGTGGCCATTACCACGCGTTGCGACGGTTGCATCGGCGTGCATGCCGACGCGGCGATCAAGGCCGGCGCGACCCGCGAAGAAGTGGCGGCAACGCTGGCCACGGCAATCTCGATGAATGCCGGCGCCGCGTACATCTACTCGCTACGCGCGCTGGAAGCCTACGACACGCTCAAACCGGCGCCGCAAAGTTAAGCCGGAACTGTTGCGGCGTCACGCCCAGCCTGCGGTTGAACACACTGCGCATGTGCTGGGCGTCGCGAAAGCCGCATTGATAGGCCACGGTTTTGAGCGGCGCGGGGCTGCTTTCGAGCATCACCCGCGCCGCATCCACCCGCGCCCGCTCAACAAACTCCGCTGGCGTGATGCGCGCTTCACGGGCAAACACCCGGGAGAAATTTCGCGCACTCATATTGGCCGCCTTGGCCAGGTCGGCGATGGTCAAATCCCCGGTCAGGTTCGCCAGCACGTACAACTGCACCAACGCCACCGCCGAGGTGCTTTCGGCGTGGGGTGTAAGAAACGGGCTGAACTGCGACTGCCCGCCCGAACGCTGGGTAAACACCACCAGGCGCTTGGCCACGCTCAGCGCGACTTCCGGGCCGTGGTCCTGGGCCAGCAGGAACAGCGACAAGTCGATACCTGCGGTGACCCCAGCCGAGGTGTAGAGGTTGCCGTCCTGCACGTAAAGGCGGTCGGCGTCGACCTGTGCCGAGGGGCACAAGCGCGCCAGGTCGGCGGCGTCGTTCCAATGGGTGGTGACGGTTTTGCCATCCAGCAAGCCGGCACGGGCCAGCATAAAGGCGCCGTTGCAGATCGAGCCGAAGCGTTGCGCGCGGGCGGCGGCGGCGCGCAGCCAATCATCAAATGGCGCGCCGAAATCTTCGAAGGGCAGTTGCGGGCCACCGGCGACCAACAGCAGGTCGTAGGCTTGCAGCGCTTCGCTGTAGTGCTTGTGAGCCTGCAACGACAAGCCGTTTGAGGCCGCCATGCTGCCGTGGCCCAGGCCAAGTACTTCAAGCCGGTAATGGTCGTGCGGCGGCAAAAAACGGTTGGCCTCGCAGAACACATCCATGGGGCCGGTCACGTCCAGTGACTGGACGCCGGGGAAGATCAGGATGGCGACGGTTCTATGCATGGCGAAACCTTATGTCTGACAGGCACGAAACCCTGTGGGAGCTGGCTTGCCTGCGATGCAGGCACCTTGGTGTATCAGGTATACCGAGGTGATGTTATCGCAGGCAAGCCAGCTCCCACAGTTGACCCTGTACAACCTTGGCGCGATATCGCGCCACATTGGCCGACATCGCACCCTCGCCGCGATAGCCCCGTCGCGGGCGCGCGACCAGACTGGACTCATCGGCGCCACCCCCGGCGCTTTGTTGAGGAGAACGACCATGAGCACCATCATCGCCGGCATCCAGATCCCGGACAGCGCCTTGGCCAAGGCCACCACCGAATACATCCGTGACGTCGAATCCGACCTGCTCTACCACCACTCCCGCCGGGTATTCCTGTTCGGCGCATTGAGCGGTGAGCGCAAGCAATTGGCCTACAACCCGGAGCTGCTGTACGTCGGCGCGATGTTCCATGACCTCGGCCTGGTCGAAGGTCATCGCAGTGACAACGAGCGTTTCGAAGTGGACGGCGCCAACGCCGCGGCGGCGTTCCTCAAGCCTTACGGGCTGAGCGATGACGATATCGAGCAAGTGTGGCTGTCCATCGCCCTGCACACCACGCCCGGCGTGCCGCAGCACCTGCGCCCGACGGTGGCACTGGTGACTGCCGGCGTGGAAATGGACGTGCTGGGCATGGACTACGCGGCGTTTTCCAGCGTGCAGCGCGAAGCCGTGGTGCATGCGCATCCACGCGGTGAAGGGTTCAAGGAATGCATCATCTGCGCGTTTGCCGACGGCTTGCGCCATCGCCCGCAGACCACGTTTGGCAACGTGAAGACCGATGTGCTGGTGGATCAGGAGCCGGGGTTCAAGCCGATGAACTTTGTCGAGGTGATTCGCAAGTCGCCGTGGGCCTGACCAGATCATTCCCACGCTCTGCGTGGGAATGCAGCCCTGGACGCTCTGCGTCCGCTCTTGGAAGCATGACGCGGAGCATCACAGGAGGCATTCCCACGCGGAGCGTGGGAACGATCAGTGCGGGTTAGACCGGTGCAGGCGCCCGGCGCTTGTCCGGCTGTTGCCAGCCATCCGCCGCCGCTTCTTCAATCGCTTGCTGGATGGCTTTCTTGCGGTGTTCTTCGGCACGGCGGCTGAAGAACCACACCAGGAAAGTCACCAGCGACACCGCCAACAGAATCAGGCTGGCCACGGCGTTGATCTCGGGTTTAACCCCAAGACGTACGGCCGAGAACACTTCCATCGGCAAGGTGGTCGAGCCCGGGCCGGACACGAAGCTGGCCAGTACCAGGTCATCCAGCGACAGCGCGAACGACATCATGCCGCCCGCCGCCAACGACGGCGCGATCATCGGGATGGTGATCAGGAAGAACACCTTCCACGGCCGCGCGCCCAGGTCCATCGCCGCTTCTTCGATCGACAGGTCCAGCTCACGCAAGCGCGCCGACACCACCACCGCCACATACGCCGCACAGAACGTGGTGTGGGCTATCCAAATGGTGACAATGCCACGCTCCTGGGGCCAACCGATCATCTGCGCCATGGCCACGAACAGCAGCAACAGCGACAGACCGGTGATCACCTCGGGCATTACCAGCGGCGCGGTCACCAGCCCGCCGAACAGCGTGCGGCCCTTGAACTGGCTGATGCGCGTCAGCACGAACGCTGCCAACGTACCCAACGCGACGGCGGCCACCGCCGTGTAGCAGGCGATTTCCAGGGAACGTGCCACCGAGCCCATCAACTGGGTGTTGTCCAGCAGGCCCACGTACCACTTGATCGACCAACCGCCCCACACCGTCACCAGTTTGGACTCGTTGAACGAGTAGATCACCAGGATCAGCATCGGCAGGTAGATGAACAACAACCCCGCCACCAGCATAAAACTCGAGAAACTGAAGCGCTTCATATCTTGCCCTCCATCTCTTTGGCTTGGCTGCGGTTGAACAGGATGATCGGCACGATCAGGATCGCCAGCATCACCACCGCCAGGGCAGACGCCACCGGCCAGTCACGGTTGTTGAAGAATTCTTGCCACAACACTTTACCGATCATCAGGGTTTCCGGGCCGCCGAGCAGTTCCGGTATCACGAACTCGCCCACCACTGGAATGAACACCAGCATGCAGCCAGCGATGATGCCGTTCTTGGACAGCGGCACGGTGATTTTCCAGAAGCTGTTGAAAGTGCTCGAACCCAGGTCGGACGCGGCTTCCAGCAGGCTTTGATCGTGTTTGACCAGGTTGGCGTACAGCGGCAGGATCATGAACGGCAGGTACGAATAGACCACGCCGATGTACACCGCGATGTTGGTGTTGAGGATCTGCAGCGGCTCGTTGATCAACCCCATGGACAACAGGAAGCCGTTGAGCAAGCCGTTGTTGCTGAGGATGCCCATCCACGCATACACGCGGATCAGGATCGCGGTCCAGGTCGGCATCATGATCAGCAGCACCAGCACGGTCTGCATCTCTTTGCGCGCGCTGGCAATCGCGTAGGCCATCGGATAGCCGATCAACAGGCACAGGATCGTGCTGAAAAACGCCATCTTCAGCGAGCCCAGGTACGCGGCGATGTACAACTCGTCGTCGCCGAGCATCGCGTAGTTGCCCAGGTTGAGCACCAATTGCAGCTTTTGCTCAACGAAGGTGTAGATCTCGGTGTAAGGCGGGATCGCGACGTCGGCTTCGGCAAAGCTGATCTTCAAGACGATGAAGAACGGCAGTGCGAAAAACAGGAACAGCCAGAGGAAAGGGATCCCGATGACCACATGCCGGCCACCGGGTGTTATTCGCTGCAGCTGGCGTTTGAACTTCTTCATATTCATGAGCGAAGTACCACGCCGCTGTCGTCTTCCCACCACACGTACACCTGGTCACCCCAGGTTGGGCGCTGGCCACGGCGTTCGGCGTTGGCGACGAAGGACTGCACCAGCTTGCCGCTTGGCAGTTCCACGTAGAACACCGAGTGGCCGCCGAGGTAGGCGATGTCGTGCACCTTGCCGCTGGACCAGTTGTGCTCGCAGGTCGGCATTTCGGTGGTCACCAGCAGCTTTTCCGGGCGAATCGCGTAGGTCACCGACTTGTCTTCCACCGAGGTGGCGATGCCGTAGCCCACGTAGATGTCGCGGTCCAGGTCCGGGCACTTGAGTACCGCGTGGCCTTCGGCGTCGTCCACCACTTGGGTGTCGAAGATGTTCACGTTGCCGATGAACTCGCACACCAGGCGGCTGGTAGGCGTCTCGTAGATGTCGATCGGGCTGCCGATCTGGGCGATCCAGCCCAGGTGCATGATCGCGATGCGCTCGGCCATGGTCATGGCCTCTTCCTGGTCGTGGGTCACCATCACGCAGGTCACGCCTACGCGCTCGATGATCTCCACCAGCTCCAGTTGCATCTGCGAACGCAGCTTCTTGTCGAGCGCGCCCATCGGCTCATCGAGCAGCAGCAGTTTCGGGCGCTTGGCCAGCGAGCGCGCCAGCGCCACACGCTGACGTTGACCGCCCGACAGTTGATGCGGCTTGCGCTTGGCGTACTGGCTCATCTGCACCAGCTTGAGCATCTCGGCCACGCGGGCGTCGACCTCGGCCTTGGGGATCTTGTCCTGTTGCAGACCGAAGGCGATGTTCTGCGCCACGGTCATGTGCGGGAACAAGGCGTAGGACTGGAACATCATGTTGATCGGCCGCTCGTAGGGCGGCATGTCGGTGATGTCCACACCGTCGAGGTAAATGCGACCTTCAGTTGGGCGCTCGAAGCCTGCGAGCATGCGCAGCAAAGTGGA
The sequence above is a segment of the Pseudomonas sp. R76 genome. Coding sequences within it:
- a CDS encoding AraC family transcriptional regulator; the protein is MNSIDTLIALANLRGSLDLRCQFQGDWALDHPPENLGVAPYHIVLSGTCRAELSGGQQVTLEEGDILLMPGGATHLLRSQGARIRPMQPTVIEGGVLPVYRLGGERTEVDMLCGSFHYNRQSLLFGALPEYLVVSSRQWQGDGQLAALIALLRSEADGQQLGARSFIDALSSALFTLILRTWLTRQGPVAGTFALLADKRLGKAWQAMLAEPGHEWTIDSLAAAASMSRATFMRAFVKVAGVSPWVLLTQLRMERAFNLLRQSRLSLLDIAAQVGYQSQAAFSKKFKETYGEAPGRMRTRAD
- a CDS encoding carboxymuconolactone decarboxylase family protein; translated protein: MFNNWSDLLPTVKKAFGALGKSNPKLVKAYMALGEAAEENNVLDAKTRELISIAVAITTRCDGCIGVHADAAIKAGATREEVAATLATAISMNAGAAYIYSLRALEAYDTLKPAPQS
- a CDS encoding ABC transporter ATP-binding protein; protein product: MAVASGAYKKALEGDQTPKKVLVKIDRVTKKFDETIAVDDVSLEIKKGEIFALLGGSGSGKSTLLRMLAGFERPTEGRIYLDGVDITDMPPYERPINMMFQSYALFPHMTVAQNIAFGLQQDKIPKAEVDARVAEMLKLVQMSQYAKRKPHQLSGGQRQRVALARSLAKRPKLLLLDEPMGALDKKLRSQMQLELVEIIERVGVTCVMVTHDQEEAMTMAERIAIMHLGWIAQIGSPIDIYETPTSRLVCEFIGNVNIFDTQVVDDAEGHAVLKCPDLDRDIYVGYGIATSVEDKSVTYAIRPEKLLVTTEMPTCEHNWSSGKVHDIAYLGGHSVFYVELPSGKLVQSFVANAERRGQRPTWGDQVYVWWEDDSGVVLRS
- a CDS encoding GlxA family transcriptional regulator, with the translated sequence MHRTVAILIFPGVQSLDVTGPMDVFCEANRFLPPHDHYRLEVLGLGHGSMAASNGLSLQAHKHYSEALQAYDLLLVAGGPQLPFEDFGAPFDDWLRAAAARAQRFGSICNGAFMLARAGLLDGKTVTTHWNDAADLARLCPSAQVDADRLYVQDGNLYTSAGVTAGIDLSLFLLAQDHGPEVALSVAKRLVVFTQRSGGQSQFSPFLTPHAESTSAVALVQLYVLANLTGDLTIADLAKAANMSARNFSRVFAREARITPAEFVERARVDAARVMLESSPAPLKTVAYQCGFRDAQHMRSVFNRRLGVTPQQFRLNFAAPV
- a CDS encoding ABC transporter permease subunit, with product MNMKKFKRQLQRITPGGRHVVIGIPFLWLFLFFALPFFIVLKISFAEADVAIPPYTEIYTFVEQKLQLVLNLGNYAMLGDDELYIAAYLGSLKMAFFSTILCLLIGYPMAYAIASARKEMQTVLVLLIMMPTWTAILIRVYAWMGILSNNGLLNGFLLSMGLINEPLQILNTNIAVYIGVVYSYLPFMILPLYANLVKHDQSLLEAASDLGSSTFNSFWKITVPLSKNGIIAGCMLVFIPVVGEFVIPELLGGPETLMIGKVLWQEFFNNRDWPVASALAVVMLAILIVPIILFNRSQAKEMEGKI
- a CDS encoding HD domain-containing protein, which translates into the protein MSTIIAGIQIPDSALAKATTEYIRDVESDLLYHHSRRVFLFGALSGERKQLAYNPELLYVGAMFHDLGLVEGHRSDNERFEVDGANAAAAFLKPYGLSDDDIEQVWLSIALHTTPGVPQHLRPTVALVTAGVEMDVLGMDYAAFSSVQREAVVHAHPRGEGFKECIICAFADGLRHRPQTTFGNVKTDVLVDQEPGFKPMNFVEVIRKSPWA
- a CDS encoding ABC transporter permease subunit; the encoded protein is MKRFSFSSFMLVAGLLFIYLPMLILVIYSFNESKLVTVWGGWSIKWYVGLLDNTQLMGSVARSLEIACYTAVAAVALGTLAAFVLTRISQFKGRTLFGGLVTAPLVMPEVITGLSLLLLFVAMAQMIGWPQERGIVTIWIAHTTFCAAYVAVVVSARLRELDLSIEEAAMDLGARPWKVFFLITIPMIAPSLAAGGMMSFALSLDDLVLASFVSGPGSTTLPMEVFSAVRLGVKPEINAVASLILLAVSLVTFLVWFFSRRAEEHRKKAIQQAIEEAAADGWQQPDKRRAPAPV